The following are from one region of the Gemmatimonadaceae bacterium genome:
- a CDS encoding carboxypeptidase-like regulatory domain-containing protein — MRRRGSCAWLGLASVIPALLSAQTSVLRGRVIDARSKRAVPATVEFRAADTTIVREGASTYAIPALPAGRFELIVRAIGYQSVTMRVELAANDTVDADVELERIATKLAKVRTDSVALPAVYAGRLAEFEERRAFGIGRFLDWTFFAQNQNRALSSLLDGRFASLRVNRKGTAKHQFTTSRSGRACPPQVLINGVIDDEYDLSLLDTREVIGFEYYTPTNTPLKFNRTTIGRDRPGSACGTVLLWLR; from the coding sequence GTGCGCCGACGCGGGTCGTGCGCGTGGCTGGGTCTCGCGAGTGTGATCCCCGCGCTGCTCAGCGCGCAGACCAGTGTCCTGCGTGGTCGGGTGATCGACGCGCGATCGAAGCGGGCCGTGCCTGCGACCGTGGAGTTCCGCGCGGCCGATACGACCATCGTGCGCGAGGGGGCATCCACCTACGCGATTCCGGCGTTACCGGCGGGGCGCTTTGAGCTGATCGTGCGCGCGATCGGCTATCAGTCGGTCACCATGCGCGTCGAACTCGCCGCGAATGACACGGTGGACGCGGATGTCGAACTTGAGCGCATTGCGACCAAACTGGCCAAGGTGCGCACCGACTCGGTGGCGCTTCCGGCCGTGTATGCGGGGCGACTCGCCGAGTTCGAGGAGCGACGCGCCTTCGGGATCGGGCGTTTTCTCGACTGGACGTTCTTCGCGCAGAACCAGAACCGCGCCCTGTCGTCATTGCTCGACGGCCGGTTCGCCAGCCTGCGCGTGAACCGCAAGGGAACGGCCAAGCATCAGTTCACCACCAGTCGCAGCGGCCGGGCCTGTCCACCGCAGGTGCTGATCAACGGCGTCATCGATGACGAGTATGATCTCTCCCTGCTCGACACCCGCGAAGTGATCGGCTTCGAGTACTACACGCCCACCAACACGCCGCTCAAGTTCAATCGCACCACGATCGGTCGCGATCGCCCCGGCTCCGCGTGCGGCACGGTGTTGCTCTGGTTGCGCTGA
- a CDS encoding fumarylacetoacetate hydrolase family protein: protein MPLSQLPSKIICVGKNYLDHAKEMGGEVPPYPLLFFKPASSLIADGESIVLHPVSNHIDYEGEIALVIGKRLSKAKDEAEAVAAISGVAAFNDVSARDLQKADGQWARAKGLDTFGPVGTPVPPPADFDAIEVITRLNGKVVQHAKGGDMAYKIPFLVHYISQYFTLEPGDLIATGTPSGVGQIRPGDEVEVELVGFSRIKNPVVAGT from the coding sequence ATGCCGCTTAGCCAGCTCCCCTCCAAGATCATTTGCGTCGGCAAGAACTACCTCGACCACGCCAAGGAAATGGGTGGGGAGGTCCCGCCGTATCCGCTCCTCTTTTTCAAACCGGCGTCCAGTCTGATCGCGGACGGGGAATCCATCGTGCTCCACCCGGTGTCGAACCACATCGACTACGAAGGGGAGATCGCGTTGGTCATCGGGAAGCGGCTGTCGAAGGCCAAGGATGAAGCGGAAGCGGTGGCGGCGATCAGTGGCGTGGCGGCGTTCAACGACGTGAGCGCGCGCGACCTGCAGAAGGCCGACGGCCAGTGGGCCCGGGCCAAGGGGCTCGATACCTTCGGGCCGGTGGGGACCCCGGTGCCGCCGCCGGCGGATTTCGACGCCATCGAGGTCATCACCCGCCTCAACGGCAAGGTCGTGCAGCACGCCAAGGGTGGAGACATGGCCTACAAGATCCCCTTCCTGGTGCACTACATCAGCCAGTACTTCACGCTGGAGCCGGGCGACCTGATCGCCACCGGGACCCCCTCGGGGGTGGGCCAGATCCGGCCCGGGGACGAGGTGGAGGTCGAGCTGGTCGGGTTCAGCCGTATCAAAAATCCGGTCGTCGCGGGCACTTGA